The genomic stretch ACTTCGGAAGAAGAGACGCCATCAGCAATGGTGGCCGCAGTGAAGAGGCCCAGGCGACTGTTTATCAAAAACACAGGACTCTGCTAAATCGAAAGATGCTGTATAGGGTCTGACACCTGCCCGGTGCTGGAAGGTTAAGGAAGGTGCTTAGCGTAAGCGAAGGCATTAACTGAAGCCCCAGTAAACGGCGGCCGTAACTATAACGGTCCTAAGGTAGCGAAATTCCTTGTCGGGTAAGTTCCGACCTGCACGAATGGTGTAACGATCTGGGCACTGTCTCAGCCACGAGCTCGGTGAAATTGTAGTATCGGTGAAGATGCCGATTACCCGCAATGGGACGAAAAGACCCTGTGAACCTTTACTATAACTTCGTATTGACTTTGAGTAAGTAATGTGTAGGATAGGTGGGAGGCTTTGAAGCTTGCACGCTAGTGTAGGTGGAGCCGTCGTTGAAATACCACCCTTTACTTACTTGGAGCCTAACTTCTTTTAGAAGGACATTGCGTGGTGGGTAGTTTGACTGGGGTGGTCGCCTCCAAAAGAGTAACGGAGGCTTTCAAAGGTACCCTCAGCACGCTTGGTAACCGTGCGTAGAGTGTAATGGCATAAGGGTGCTTGACTGTGAGACCAACAAGTCGATCAGGTGCGAAAGCAGGACATAGTGATCCGGTGGTTCCGTATGGAAGGGCCATCGCTCATAGGATAAAAGGTACTCCGGGGATAACAGGCTAGTCTCCCCCAAGAGCTCACATCGACGGGGAGGTTCGGCACCTCGATGTCGGCTCGTCACATCCTGGGGCTGGAGAAGGTCCCAAGGGTTGGGCTGTTCGCCCATTAAAGTGGCACGCGAGCTGGGTTCAGAACGTCGTGAGACAGTTCGGTCTCTATCTATTGCGGGCGTTAGATGTTTGAGAGGGCTTGATTCTAGTACGAGAGGACCGAATTGAACAAACCTCTGGTGTATCAGTTGTACCGCCAGGTGCACCGCTGAGTAGCTACGTTTGGAAGAGATAAGCACTGAAAGCATATAAGTGCGAAACTCGCCTCAAGATGAGACATCTTTTAAGGGTCGTGGGAGATGACCACGTTGATAGGCTATAGGTGTAAAGACAGTAATGTCATAGCCGAGTAGTACTAATTACCCGTAGATTTATAGCCTATGGTTGCTGTAATCGAATTTATAATAATAAAAATGACAAGTACTTTATGCGCAGTAAAGGTTTTGTCTTTGTGAAAGTTTTTATCGCTTAAAAACGCAGTTGGCGATTAGCGGTTAGCGAATGGCAAAAAGCCATGAGCAATCAGCAAAAAGCCAAAAGCTATATACAACCTTTAGGGTGGTTTTAGCGGTGGGGCTCACCTGTTCCCATTCCGAACACAGAAGTTAAGCCCACCAGCGCCGATGGTACTGCTAACGCGGGAGAGTAGGCCGCCGCCAGTTTTTATTTTATTTTTAAAAATCCTTTATCGAAAGATAAAGGATTTTTTTTGGTATATACACAACTCATCACAAACCAACCAAACCATATCACATCAAAACATATCCCTGATATACTCCTGGTATCATTACTTCTGACTGTCTTACCGTATTTGTTGTCCTGTAAGGATCTATTGCCATTAAATAAGGAATATCTTTGAGTAACGCTGTAGACGCCTACGAAATAACAGAGCGTGAATATTTAGTCAAACTAAAGTATTATACAATATTTTTTATTTTATTACTCATCGCTAATTATTGATTACTCATGATATGGATGGGTAATTCATTTTATAAACTAACCGTCTTCATCCAAACAAATTCCCTAGCCCCGATAGTAACGGTTACCCCACAGCATGTGTAGGAGTGTTAATGTATTGGCGCGTTGGCGCGAGAAGGCGCGAGGAGTATGAGTGGATAGCGGGATTAAGCTCCTGAAAGAAATTGATGTATGAAATTATTTTCCTTAATAAGGGACTTTTCCTCGAATAATTTCAATAAGTTTGTAACTTCCAAAAAGAATTATAATGTCAGGAAACATTCTGATTATCGATGATGAGATCAAGCTCCTTAAGTTGTTAGGAATGATCCTTTCCCAAGAGAATTTTAACGTAAAAGAAGCTTCTACAGCCCGATCTGCAATGACGATGCTGGAGCAGTATGATTTTGATGTAGTATTAAGTGATGTCAGGCTTCCTGATGCATTCGGGGTAGATCTTGTAAAATCTATTAAAACTAAGTATCCACATCTGGAAATTGTTCTGATGACTGCATTCGGGAATATTACTGATGCTGTGCAGGCTATGAAAAATGGGGCTTATGACTATCTGGTAAAAGGGGATGATAATGAAAAGATTATTCCTTTGGTATATAAAGCGCTTGAAAAGGTAAAGGATAACAGAACCAGAATTGTACAGCCTACTGGTGCTTTAAAAGGTTTCGGTCAAATAATCGGTACTTCTCCATTAATATTACATGCTAAGAAAATGGCTGAAAAGGTGGCATTAACAGATGCTGCAGTACTTTTAACCGGAGAGACTGGAACGGGTAAAGAAGTTTTTGCCAATGCTATTCATGAAGGAAGTGAACGAAAGAAGAATACTTTTGTAGCTATTAATTGCTCTGCTTTTAGTAAAGAAATTCTTGAAAGTGAACTTTTCGGTCATAAGCAGGGTGCTTTTACCGGGGCAATAAAAGATAAAAAAGGATTGATTGAAGAAGCCAATGGCGGAACTCTATTCCTTGATGAAATTGGAGAAATGCCAATTGAACTTCAGGCTAAATTGCTTAGGGTTCTTGAGACAGGGGAATTTATCAAAATGGGAGAAACCAAGGTTTCTAAATCTGACTTCAGGCTCATTGCAGCTACCAATAGAAATCTTGAAGAAGAAATAAGACAGGGGAATTTCAGAGAAGATCTGTACTTCCGACTGAATGTTTTTGAAATTACCCTTCCGGCT from Chryseobacterium indologenes encodes the following:
- a CDS encoding sigma-54-dependent transcriptional regulator; this encodes MSGNILIIDDEIKLLKLLGMILSQENFNVKEASTARSAMTMLEQYDFDVVLSDVRLPDAFGVDLVKSIKTKYPHLEIVLMTAFGNITDAVQAMKNGAYDYLVKGDDNEKIIPLVYKALEKVKDNRTRIVQPTGALKGFGQIIGTSPLILHAKKMAEKVALTDAAVLLTGETGTGKEVFANAIHEGSERKKNTFVAINCSAFSKEILESELFGHKQGAFTGAIKDKKGLIEEANGGTLFLDEIGEMPIELQAKLLRVLETGEFIKMGETKVSKSDFRLIAATNRNLEEEIRQGNFREDLYFRLNVFEITLPALRERKEDLKMLAKNFIDLFSNKLHLPSIQVLPEYYKALEKNDWKGNIRELRNAVERSLILMNENILDAESLPHYSEKSVQESDSLSMRSLEKIHIQKVLQYTKGNKAEAARLLEIGIATLYRKLDEYGLK